The Magallana gigas chromosome 6, xbMagGiga1.1, whole genome shotgun sequence genome includes the window ACTGGGGGTGTTGGCACAATGTTACCATTAACGTTTGAATTGTATTGTGGGTTAGGTGGTGTTACAATTGTTTACACCTTGAATTCTTTATtttggtatatatataaaaatgaaaatctaatAATCATCTACTTCCAGTGCTTATTTTGATCCTGAGATGCAAATTAATCCATGGAGTCCTATACCCCCTCCTCCCCTCACAATACATATTCATATTCACGTATGGTAATTGTTATTACAGCATTCGTGAAGTATGCTAGAAAATATACACTGATTCCGTTATCGATATGAAGATAATCCACAAGATAAACATATCCCCCCCCCTAGAAGAATCAGAGGCataaataacatattatttatgtctctggaaGAACAaaggttttcttttctttataaaattaccaaTTGCTATAGGCAAATATTGACACTAACTTGTGAatctttatttaatattttaattgaatatcTTGCGGATATAATGATTAAATACGAAAATTGGCTAAGGTATGAATTTCCAACCCGGGGATTTAACACCATCAGGGATTAAAAACACAAGGTCGCAACTCGCGCGTGGCGACAGCTGTTACTTAGGCAACTGGCAGGTGACAAAGCCGAGCGTCCTTTATCTGGAGGGGGGCTTTTTATAAACCGTCCCACGATAACAAAGGGGTAGCTCTATGTGTACACCCCACGGTAGAGCGTCTAGCAATCATTTAGTCTACGCCTCAATGTCAACATGACCAGAATTCGGCGCTCCAACAGAATATACAACGAAAGAAGGGTCAATCTTGTAGATGCTGAGAGAAGATTTCGGCGCTCGTGTGAACAAATTGTGATGTTGAACCGTGCCCTGACCTCCCTACAGAAGAGGTACGACAACGCAAAACGGAGGAATGTCCGGTCCTTCCGCTACCATCTCCGCCTCCGTCTAGCCGTCATAGAAGGCATGAGAAACGTGTACTATGACTATGCCCACGAGAAAGCCAAGCAAGTAGCCGAGTTGCGGAGAGAACTGTTCGGAGAGATCGTAGAAATCGTGTCTGAAGAGAGCTGAGCTAAAGAGGTGTCAGCAAAATCGCAAAGAAATCCCGGTGTTACAAATGGTACATAGGATTACCGAAATGCCCGTGATGTCGTGTAAATCCATGTTCTTCAAAGACCGTTAGATGCGATGGGTTTTGTGAAATCTGGACCTACGTTGCATTTTTTGCTTGGGCTGCCGCACTTCTACATGTCGTATGTGTATGACTGTGTTCAAAGCGAATACTACCGGTATATTTCAAGGAATGTTAATTCAGCTCCTAGTGCTTAATTGTGTTTCACTGGGCATTCCCTATGTATACCAGAATTCACTGAATCATTCGATGACTTATGAGTTGAACTGAACTCTGTAATTAATGTGATCTTGTTTATATAAGTCAAAAAagctgtaataacaaaaaaattttctagTCAATACTTTTAATACACAAGTTGAATGCTTATTCtcaataaattgatttatacacaattttaatagtttttcgAATAGTCTTCATTACTTGGAATATCGGCATTCCTTCGGGTTATTTGCTCGAAGTAAGCTCCCTGTGACCTTGTATAGTATTTCTTTGACAGCTCCTCtccataaaataaatttgtatgAGCAAACAATTCATATCCATGAGGCATTATTCCACGTTTCTTGACATCGTGGAAGATGGGTAACCCAAACAGGGTTCCAAACTCCCAGTCTGGATTATCCTTCATCAGGTCCTCCTCCAACTCACAGTTCTGACGAAACAACTTGAGGAC containing:
- the LOC105341417 gene encoding NADH dehydrogenase [ubiquinone] 1 alpha subcomplex subunit 13; the encoded protein is MASAAGPKYKQDMPPKGGYGPVDYSRKIFKRIKGKYILGGFIPFTAYCWWLISETKRYNRMHQLENTEANIALEPLLMAEKDRMVLKLFRQNCELEEDLMKDNPDWEFGTLFGLPIFHDVKKRGIMPHGYELFAHTNLFYGEELSKKYYTRSQGAYFEQITRRNADIPSNEDYSKNY